A single window of Bacteroidota bacterium DNA harbors:
- the gatA gene encoding Asp-tRNA(Asn)/Glu-tRNA(Gln) amidotransferase subunit GatA yields MYTFTSIAQLKEDLKAGKTNCVDLVSGLLKHIASKKNLNIYLEVFEADALEQAKKVDEKIKSGNAGKLAGVVVSLKDNICYKNHKVSASSKILEGFESLYSSTVVERLIAEDAIIIGRTNCDEFAMGSSNENSSKGNVLNPLNEKYVPGGSSGGAAASVAAGLCHVALGSDTGGSIRQPASFCGVVGFKPTYGRVSRWGLIAYASSFDQIGPITKTVADAALVMEVIAGADEFDSTASQKPVPSYSNEIKPSGKKYKIAYLKDCLEANGLDPEVKSAVSKQLENFKAAGHTVEAVDFPYLDYLVPVYYVLTTAEASSNLSRFDGVHYGYRSQNATDLESTYKKSRSEGFGKEVKRRIMLGTFVLSAGYYDAYYSKGQKVRKLLQEKTFEILKNYDFIVTPSTPGTAFEFGKNSADPIKMYLEDIFTVQANIAGVPAISVPCGNHSNGLPMGIQIMANYFDESKLFEFSSGIK; encoded by the coding sequence ATGTACACTTTTACAAGCATAGCACAGCTAAAGGAAGATTTAAAAGCCGGAAAAACCAATTGTGTTGATTTGGTAAGCGGTTTATTGAAACATATTGCTTCAAAAAAGAATCTCAATATTTATTTGGAAGTATTTGAAGCGGATGCTTTAGAACAAGCGAAGAAGGTTGATGAAAAAATAAAATCGGGTAATGCCGGAAAGTTGGCGGGCGTTGTTGTTTCTTTAAAGGATAACATCTGTTATAAAAATCATAAGGTTTCTGCATCGTCAAAAATATTGGAAGGTTTCGAATCACTTTATTCTTCCACTGTGGTTGAGCGTTTAATCGCTGAAGATGCAATTATCATCGGTCGTACGAATTGCGATGAATTCGCGATGGGAAGTAGCAATGAAAACTCATCGAAGGGTAATGTATTAAATCCGCTAAACGAAAAGTATGTACCCGGTGGCTCTTCCGGAGGAGCTGCAGCTTCTGTTGCTGCAGGATTATGTCATGTGGCTTTAGGATCAGATACAGGAGGCTCTATTCGTCAGCCTGCTTCTTTTTGTGGCGTTGTTGGGTTTAAGCCAACATATGGCAGAGTTTCGAGATGGGGCTTAATAGCTTATGCCTCATCCTTTGATCAAATTGGTCCGATTACTAAAACAGTGGCCGATGCAGCGTTGGTAATGGAAGTTATTGCCGGTGCTGATGAGTTTGACAGTACAGCTTCACAAAAGCCGGTTCCATCTTATTCTAATGAAATAAAACCTTCAGGTAAAAAATATAAAATCGCTTATTTAAAGGATTGTTTAGAGGCTAACGGTCTGGACCCAGAGGTTAAGTCAGCAGTAAGTAAACAATTGGAGAATTTTAAAGCGGCCGGACATACAGTAGAGGCGGTTGATTTTCCATATTTAGATTATTTGGTGCCGGTTTATTATGTATTAACTACAGCTGAGGCTTCTTCTAATTTGTCGCGATTTGACGGTGTGCATTATGGTTACCGCAGTCAAAACGCAACGGATTTGGAGAGTACATATAAAAAATCACGCAGCGAAGGTTTTGGTAAAGAAGTAAAGCGACGTATTATGCTTGGAACATTTGTGTTAAGTGCAGGGTATTACGATGCTTATTACAGCAAAGGGCAAAAAGTAAGAAAGTTATTGCAAGAAAAGACTTTTGAGATTTTAAAGAATTACGATTTTATAGTTACTCCTTCTACACCGGGTACGGCATTTGAGTTTGGGAAGAATAGCGCAGATCCTATCAAGATGTATCTGGAAGATATTTTCACTGTGCAAGCAAATATTGCAGGTGTTCCTGCCATTTCTGTTCCGTGTGGCAATCACAGTAACGGATTACCGATGGGAATACAGATTATGGCGAATTATTTTGATGAAAGTAAACTCTTTGAATTTTCGTCAGGAATTAAATAA
- the tatA gene encoding twin-arginine translocase TatA/TatE family subunit, protein MTTSLILGFLGGLGAPEIIIILVIILLMFGGKKIPELMKGLGRGVKEFKDASKGVDSAESDKK, encoded by the coding sequence ATGACAACATCACTTATTCTTGGATTTTTAGGCGGACTTGGTGCTCCGGAAATCATTATCATTTTGGTTATCATTTTATTAATGTTCGGTGGCAAAAAAATACCTGAGTTAATGAAAGGTTTAGGCCGCGGCGTTAAAGAATTTAAAGACGCTTCAAAAGGAGTTGACTCAGCTGAGTCGGATAAAAAATAA
- the mce gene encoding methylmalonyl-CoA epimerase has protein sequence MLKKVEHIGIAVKNLENSNNLFAKLFGKDHYKVEKVESEGVSTSFFMLGETKIELLEATDPDSAIAKFIEKKGEGIHHIAYEVEDIYAEMERLKKEGFELIHQQPKEGADNKLICFLHPKSTNGVLVELCQERK, from the coding sequence ATGCTTAAGAAAGTAGAACATATTGGCATTGCCGTTAAAAACCTTGAGAACTCAAATAACTTATTTGCGAAACTCTTTGGTAAGGATCATTATAAAGTTGAGAAAGTAGAGAGCGAAGGTGTTAGTACCAGTTTTTTTATGTTAGGCGAAACTAAGATTGAGCTATTGGAAGCGACTGATCCGGATAGTGCCATTGCAAAGTTTATTGAGAAGAAAGGTGAAGGCATCCATCATATAGCTTATGAAGTTGAAGACATTTATGCGGAAATGGAGCGCTTAAAAAAAGAAGGATTTGAACTAATACATCAGCAACCAAAAGAAGGCGCGGATAATAAATTGATTTGCTTTTTACATCCAAAAAGTACTAATGGTGTTTTGGTTGAACTGTGCCAGGAGCGAAAATAA
- a CDS encoding tryptophan 7-halogenase, whose protein sequence is MKQADVIIIGGGPAGSAMACYIARSGASCIVFEKEKFPRPHVGESLVPASNRVFNDLNFFPKMEAAGFLKKFGAAWTTYNSANIYNHDFAEFKGSDVDILFNERKQKDIHEPHTYHVDRGRFDQLLLEHAAEMGASTFQEADVFHVDFIDKRNVHVSVRMKDGQEEKFGCKILVDASGRHTFMGNKLKIKVKDPVFNQCAVHTWFSGFNRNAFKDPDFIYIHFIPVSNSWMWQIPITDEITSVGLVSQKQNFPNTKEGREKFFWECAELRPELLAELKKAKQIRDFTVEADYSYAMTELVKDNLVLIGDAARFVDPIFSSGVSIALNSARFASVDIIKALQNNNYEKSSFANYESTLKRGVNNWYRFIQMYYRLNILFTYFVDTPEYRLDVLKFLQGDVYDEENPPLLKAMEKIISQVEGNPKHPLHAMLGTLTSKSFNVFGAK, encoded by the coding sequence ATGAAACAAGCGGATGTAATAATTATTGGTGGTGGTCCGGCCGGAAGTGCCATGGCTTGTTACATAGCTAGATCCGGTGCTTCATGTATCGTATTTGAAAAAGAAAAATTTCCTCGCCCGCATGTAGGAGAATCGCTTGTACCCGCCAGTAATCGCGTGTTCAATGATCTTAATTTCTTTCCAAAAATGGAAGCGGCGGGATTTTTGAAAAAGTTTGGCGCTGCTTGGACAACCTATAACTCGGCAAATATTTACAATCATGATTTTGCAGAATTTAAGGGAAGTGATGTAGATATATTATTTAATGAGAGAAAGCAAAAAGATATACATGAGCCACACACCTATCATGTTGACCGTGGGCGTTTCGATCAATTATTGTTAGAACATGCTGCCGAAATGGGCGCATCAACTTTTCAGGAGGCGGATGTTTTTCATGTTGACTTTATTGATAAAAGAAATGTACATGTAAGCGTAAGAATGAAGGATGGGCAAGAAGAAAAATTTGGCTGTAAAATATTAGTAGACGCCAGCGGACGACACACCTTCATGGGAAACAAATTAAAAATTAAAGTAAAAGACCCTGTTTTTAATCAGTGCGCGGTACATACCTGGTTCAGCGGATTTAACCGTAATGCGTTTAAAGATCCTGACTTTATCTATATACATTTTATTCCTGTTTCCAATTCATGGATGTGGCAGATACCAATAACGGATGAAATTACCAGTGTGGGATTAGTAAGTCAAAAACAGAATTTTCCGAATACAAAGGAAGGACGTGAAAAGTTTTTTTGGGAGTGTGCAGAATTACGACCTGAGCTTTTGGCTGAGTTAAAGAAAGCAAAGCAGATACGGGATTTTACAGTTGAAGCAGATTACAGTTACGCGATGACTGAATTAGTGAAGGATAATTTGGTATTGATCGGTGATGCTGCACGTTTTGTGGATCCGATTTTTTCAAGTGGAGTAAGTATTGCCTTAAATAGCGCACGATTTGCATCCGTAGATATAATCAAAGCATTGCAAAACAATAATTACGAGAAAAGTTCTTTTGCAAATTATGAGAGTACCTTAAAACGCGGCGTAAATAATTGGTATCGGTTTATTCAAATGTATTACCGCTTAAATATTTTATTCACCTATTTCGTAGATACGCCCGAATACCGTTTAGATGTTTTGAAATTTTTGCAAGGCGATGTGTATGATGAAGAAAATCCCCCATTATTAAAAGCGATGGAAAAAATCATTTCCCAAGTCGAGGGAAATCCAAAGCATCCTTTACATGCCATGTTAGGAACATTAACTTCTAAGTCGTTTAATGTTTTTGGAGCAAAGTAA
- a CDS encoding succinylglutamate desuccinylase/aspartoacylase family protein yields MQETITINGQQVSAGENKTVVLNSYELHTKSYIKIPVHVIRSVNPGPTIMFSAGMHGEETNGVEIIRRLVNHEEVVNLKRGTIIAIPVINIVSFLYSTRDLPDGRDLNRCFPGSKNGSLGSRIAYDLMRHIIPLIDFGVDFHTGGAKISNYPQIRCVFDFPENLSIAEKFSAPLIIDSKYREGTLRKEAAKKNKPILVFEGGESMRFDYLSINEGINGCLRLMKSHQMISMEIPNNPHVKVIRDSWIRAKASGLFHMNANNGAHVRKDDLLGVICNPFGEIEHKILSPVDAYIVGINNQPIVNEGDALIHLGMED; encoded by the coding sequence ATGCAGGAAACCATTACCATAAACGGTCAGCAAGTATCGGCAGGAGAAAATAAAACAGTGGTGCTAAACTCTTACGAGTTGCACACCAAATCATATATTAAAATTCCTGTTCATGTTATTCGAAGCGTAAATCCGGGACCAACCATTATGTTTAGTGCGGGTATGCACGGTGAAGAAACCAATGGTGTTGAAATTATCCGCAGGTTAGTGAATCATGAAGAAGTGGTGAATTTAAAACGCGGAACCATCATCGCTATTCCTGTCATTAACATTGTTTCTTTTTTATATTCAACACGCGATTTACCCGATGGACGTGATTTGAATCGTTGTTTTCCCGGAAGTAAAAATGGTTCTTTAGGAAGCAGAATTGCTTACGATTTAATGAGGCATATTATTCCGCTTATTGATTTCGGTGTTGACTTTCATACAGGTGGAGCGAAGATCAGCAACTATCCTCAAATTCGTTGCGTATTCGATTTCCCTGAAAATTTATCCATAGCAGAAAAGTTTTCAGCTCCACTGATTATTGATAGCAAATACCGTGAAGGAACATTAAGAAAGGAAGCCGCTAAAAAGAATAAACCTATTCTTGTTTTTGAAGGTGGTGAAAGTATGCGCTTTGATTATTTATCCATCAACGAAGGGATTAATGGCTGTTTACGCTTAATGAAATCACATCAAATGATTTCAATGGAGATTCCCAATAATCCGCATGTAAAAGTAATTCGTGATTCATGGATTCGCGCTAAGGCGAGCGGTTTGTTTCATATGAATGCGAATAATGGTGCACATGTGCGCAAAGATGATTTATTGGGTGTGATATGTAATCCATTCGGTGAAATTGAACATAAAATCCTTTCACCTGTTGATGCCTATATAGTAGGAATAAATAACCAACCAATAGTGAATGAAGGAGATGCCCTCATTCATTTAGGGATGGAAGATTAA